The nucleotide sequence TCGGCGACCGGTGGCGGCTGGTCGCGCCGGACTATCCGGCCTTCGGCTACAGCTCGCAGCCGCCCCGGACGGAGTTCGACTACACCTTCGCCGGCTACGCCGACGTGCTCGACGCGTTCCTGGCGAAGCTGGGCATCGAGCGGTTCGCGCTGTACCTGTTCGACTACGGATCGCAGGTCGGCCTCCAGCTGGCGATGCGGCGGCCTGAGCGCGTCGCCGCCCTGGTCATCCAGAACGGCGACGCCTACGAGCACACGCTCGGCCCGAAGTACGAGCTGCTGCGCCGCTACTGGGCGGCGCCGACGCCGGAGCTGCGGGCCCGGCTGGAGGAGGCGGTCACCGAGCAGGGCCTGCGCGAGGAGGTCCAGGGCGAGGTGCCGCCGCACGTCGTCGAGCGCATCTCACCGGACCTGTGGCAGCAGGCCTGGGCCCGGATGCGGGAGCCGGAGAACCGGGCGATCATGGTCGACCTGTTCGCCCAGATCCAGGACAGCGTGGCCCTGTTCCCGGCATACCAGGCGTACCTGCGCGAACACCGGCCGCCGACACTGATCGTGTGGGGACCGCACGACGGCTACATGCCGGCCGAGGCGGCGCATGCCTACCTCGCCGACCTGCCCGACGCCGAGCTGCACGTGCTGCCCGACGCCGGCCACTGGCTGATCGAGACGCACCTGGGCGACCTGGTGCGGCTGACCCGCGACTTCCTCGCGCGGGTGCATCGCTGAGCTCAGTGGGCAGCGCGCAGCCAGTGGGCGGCCTCGACCGCCCAGTAGGAGAGGACGATGTCGGCGCCGGCCCGGCGGATGGACGTCAGCGTCTCCAGAACGGCGCGGTCGCGGTCGATCCAGCCGCGCTCGGCGGCGGCCTGGATCATCGCGTACTCGCCGGAGATCTGGTAGGCGGCGACGGGGACGTCGACGACGTCGCGGACGCGGGCGAGCACGTCGAGGTAGGACATCGCCGGCTTGACCATGACCATGTCGGCGCCCTCGTCGATGTCGAGGGCGGTCTCGCGCAGCGCCTCGAGCCCGTTGGCGGGGTCCTGCTGGTACGTCTTGCGGTCGCCGACCAGCGACGACTCGACGGCGTCGCGGAACGGGCCGTAGAGGGCCGACGCGTACTTGACCGCGTAGGCGAGGATGGCGACGTCGGTGTACCCGGCCGCGTCGAGCGCGGACCGCGCGGCCCCGACCTGGCCGTCCATCATGCCGCTCGGCCCGACGACGTGGACGCCGGCCTCGGCCTGGGCGACGGCCATGCGGCCGTAGACCTCGAGCGTCGCGTCGTTGTCGACGGAGCCGTCGGGGGCCAGCACTCCGCAGTGGCCGTGGTCGGTGAACTCGTCGATGCAGAGGTCGGCCATGACGACGGTGGCGTCACCGACCTCGGCGACGACCTCGCGGATGGCGGCGTTGAGCGGCCCCTTGGGGTCGACGCCGCCGGAGCCGGTGGCGTCCTTCCGCGACGGGATCGCGAACAGCATCAGCCCGCCGACCCCGGCCTCGGCCGCCTCCAGCGACGCCTTGCGCAGCGACTCCATGGTGTGCTGCACGACGCCGGGCATGGACGGGATCGGCCGCGGCTCGGTGGCGCCCTCGCGGACGAACATCGGCAGCACCAGGTGCCGCGGCTCCAACGACGTCTCGGCGACCAGCCGCCGCATGGCCGGCGTGGTGCGCAACCGCCGCGGCCGGATCTCCGGATACCCCATGGTGCGTATCTTCCCCTATTGGGCGTTCTTGCGCCGGGCGGATGCCCGGCGCCGCTGCGACGGCTTGAGCACCGGCTCGCCCGCCTCGACCATCGCCACCCGCCGGGTCAGGCCGAACTGCGCGAGCGCCTCGGCCAGCGCCTCGATCGACGGCTCAGGCGCGAGGACGTCGACCCGCAGGCCGTGCTCCTCAGCGGTCTTCGCGGTCTGCGGCCCGATGCAGGCGACGACGGTCGACGCGTGCGGCTTGCCGGCGATGCCGACGAGGTTGCGCACCGTCGACGACGACGTGAAGGCGACCGCGTCGAACTTGCCGGTCTTGATCGCGTCGCGGGTCTCGGCCGGCGGCGGCGCGGCGCGCACCGTGCGGTACGCGGTGACGTCGTCGACCTCCCAGCCCATCTCCGTCAGCCCGGCCGCCAGCGTCTCCGTCGCGATGTCGGCCCGCGGCAGGAACACCCGGTTGATCGGGTCGAGCACCTCGTCGTACGGCGGCCAGTCGTTCAGCAGCCCTACGGCGGACTGCTCGCCGGACGGGACGAGGTCGGGCTCGATGCCCCACGACCGCAGCGCCTCGGCGGTCTTCTCGCCCACCGCCGCGACCTTGAGGCCGGACAGCGCGCGAGCGTCGAGACCGTACGCCGTCAGCTTCTCCTTGACCGCCCGTAGCGCGTTGACCGAGGTGAACGCGATCCACTCGTAGCGGCCCTCGACCATGCCGCGGACGGCCTTGTCGATCTGCTGCGGGTTGCGCGGCGGCTCGACGGAGATCGTGGGGACCTCCTCGGGCACGGCGCCGGACCGGCGCAGCGCGACCGACAACGCGCCGGCCTGCTCCTTGGTGCGCGGCACCAGGACCCGCCAGCCGAACAGCGCCTTGGTCTCGAACCACGAGAGGGTGTCGCGGTGCTCGATGGCGTCGCCGACGATGACGACGTACGGCCCCTCGAGCTTGGCCGCGCGAGCGTCGGCCGCGACGCCGCTGAGCGTCGACACGACGGTCTGCTGCTCGACGGTGCTGCCGGACGTCACGACGGCGACCGGCGTGGACGGCACCCGGCCGGCGTCGACGAGCGCGTCGGCGAGGTGGCCGAGCTGCTCGGTGACGCCGGTCAGCAGGACGGTGTCGGCCGTACAGGACCGCAGGTCGATCTTGCCGCCGACGTCGAAGATCTCGACGCTGCGGCGACGGCCGGTGACCAGCGGGATACCGGCATGCGTGGCGACGGACGTGGCCGTGGCGACGCCCGCGACCACCTCGAACGGGATGCCGGCCTTGGCGCAGGCGAGCGCTTCGTCGGCACCGGTGGCGTGGGTGAACGGGTCGCCGCCGAGCAGGCGCACGACGCGCCGGCCCCCCTTGGCGACCTGGACGACACGACGCCCGCGCGCGGGCGCGGTCAGGGTGACGCCTTCATCGTCGACGCTGACGTCGACGATCTCGACTATGCCGGGTGCGTACGCGAGCATCATGCGGTGCGCCGGGTCGTCGATGACGACGACGTCGGCCCCACCGAGCACCTCGACCGCCCGTAGGGTGAGCAGTCCCGGATCGCCGGGACCGGCGCCGACGAACGCGACGCCACCTTCATCGGCGCGCTTCTGCGCACCTCGCGGAGTGGTCACGTGTCTATTCCTCCTTCGACGCCGGCCCAGCGGCGTCGACGACTGCCCCGGCCCCGTCGGCGAGAAGCTCGTGCGCGAGGTCGCGCCCGATCTGCTCCGCCCCCCCGAGGGGTCCGGTGGCTGACTTGCGGATACTCACCGAGCCGTCGCGTGCTGCCACGACGGCCCGGATGTACAGCTCGAGGCCACTTTCGCCCTCCGCCGCCTCGGCGTAGGCGCCCACGGGCGCCGTACAACCGGCCTCGAGCACGGCGAGAAGGGTCCGTTCTGCGGTGACCGCCGCCCTGGTGGCGGGGTCGTCGAGCGCGCCCAGCGTCTGGACGAGCTCGGTGTCGGCAGCGCGGCACTCGATGCCGAGCGCGCCCTGTCCCGGTGCGGGCAGGACCTGCATCGGGTCGAGCACTTCGGTGACGGAGTCCAGCCGGCCCAGCCGCGCGAGCCCGGCCCGGGCCAGCACGACGCCGTCGAGCGTGCCGTCGGCGACCTTGCCCAGCCGGGTGTCGACGTTGCCGCGCAGGCCGACGATCTCGATGCCCAGCCCGAGCGCCCGGATCTGGGCCTCGCGCCGCGGCGACCCGGTGCCGACGCGCGCGCCGACCGGGAGATCGGACAGCTTGTAGCCGTCGCGGGCGCACAGCACGTCGCGCGGGTCCTCGCGCTCGGGGACCGCGGCCAGCACCAGGCCGTCGGCGGGTGCGGTCGGGAGGTCCTTGAGCGAGTGGACGGCGAGGTCGACCCGGCCGTCGAGCAGAGCCTCACGCAGCGCCGTGACGAACACGCCGGTGCCGCCGATGGTGTCCAGCGGCGCCATGGACACGTCGCCCTTGGTGGTGATCTCGACCAGCTCGACCTCGTGCCCGAGCGCGCTCAGGCGGTCGCGGACGTAGCCGGCCTGGACCAGCGCGAGGGCGCTGCGCCGGGTGCCCAGCCGCAGCGGGGTGGTCGTCATGTCGGCACCGTCCCGTCGGGCTTGGCGACGGCGTCGATGGAGCGGCGGTCGAGGGCGAACAGCTCGCGCAGCGCGGCCTCGTAGGAGGCGCCGTCGGGCTGCGCGGCCAGCTCCTTGACCCGCACCGTCGGCTGGTGCAGCAGCTTGTCGACCACGCGGCGCACCGTGCGGGCGACCTCGGCGCGGGTTCGCTCGTCGAGGTCGGGCAGCCGGCTCGTCATGCGGCTGAGCTCGGCGTCGACGACGTCGTCGGCCATGCTGCGCAGCGCGACGACGGTCGGCGCCACCTGGGCGGCGCGGCGCGCGGTGGCGAACGCGGCCACCTCGTCGGTGACGATCGAGCGGACGGCGGAGACGTCGCCGGCCATGGTGCGGGCGTCGGCGACGTCTTCGTCGGCGGCCTCGCTCAGGCGGGCGAGGTCGGCCAGCACGACGCCGGGGAGGTCGGCCACGCCGGCGTCGACGTCACGCGGCAACGCGAGGTCGACGATGCCCAGCGGCCGCCCGCCGCGCTCGGCGACCGCCGCCTCGACCGTCTCGTACGGGAGCACCACGCCGGCCGCGCCGGTGCAGGAGATGACGAGGTCGACCTCGCGCAGCACCCGCGGCAGCGCCGTCATCGGGACCGCCCGGCCGCCGACCGCGTCGGCCACCCGGGCGCCGTTCTCGCGCGTGCGGTTGGCGACGACGACGTCGACGCCCTCGCGCTGCAGCGTGGCCGCGGCCAGCGACGCCATCGAGCCAGCGCCGACGACCAGCGCCGACGTGCCGGGCAGCAGCTCGCGCCAGGACGCGCCGGCGACCCGGCCGGACGACCAGCCCTCGGCCGCGACCGCGGGCAGCACCCGAGCCAGCCCGAGCGTCACCAGCGAGCGGCCGGCGGCGTCGATGCCGGTCTCGGCGTGCGCGCGCTTGCCGACCCGCAGCGCCGTCTGGAACAGCTCCGTCAGCACCCGGCCGGTGGCGCCGGAGGTCTGCGCGAGCCGGTACGCGTCACGCACCTGGCCGAGGATCTGCGTCTCGCCGACCACCATGGAGTCGAGGCCGCTGACCACGTGGAACAGGTGCGACACCGCGCGGTCGCCGTAGTGCACGTAGAGGTACGGCGTGAGCAACTCGATCGGCGCGCCGGTGTGCTGCGACAGCAGGGCGCTGGCCTCGTCGATGCCGCCGTGGAACGTGGCGGTGTCGAGGTACAGCTCCAGCCGGTTGCAGGTGGCGACGACCACCGCCTCGGCGATCTGGTGCGACGACGGGACCTCGTCGAGCAGCTTCGCGACCGCCGCGCGGTCCAGCGCGACGCTCTCGAGCACCTCGACCGGCGCACTTCGATGTGACACGCCGATGGCCAGCACGCTCATCCGTTCACCGCCTCGGCCAGCTCGGCCGCCTGCTCGGCGGTCAGGGCCAGCGCGGCGCCGTTCTTGCGCTGTTCGTGGTAGGCGAGGATCTGCAGCTCGGTGGAGAGGTCGACCTTGCGGAGGTCGACGCCCTCGGGCACCTGCACGATGGCCGGTGCAAAGTTGAGGATGCTGGTGACCCCGGCCGCGACCAGGCGGTCGCAGACCAGTTGAGCGGCCCGGGCCGGCGTGGCGACGACGCCGATGGCGATGCCGAGGTCTTGAACGATCTGCTCGAGCTCGTCGGCGTGCCGGACGTTGAGCCCGGCGACCTCTTCGCCCAGCCGGCTGGGGTCGGCGTCGACGAGCGCGGCGATGCGGAAGCCCCGCGACGCGAACCCGCCGTAGTTGGCCAGCGCGTGGCCCAGGTTGCCGATGCCGACGATGACGACCGCCCAGTCGGTGGTGAGGCCGATCTCGCGGGTGATCTGGTGGCGCAGGAAGTCGACCTCGTAGCCGACCCCGCGGGTGCCGTAGGAGCCCAGGTAGGAGAGGTCTTTGCGCAGCTTGGCGGAGTTCACTCCGGCCGACGCGGCCAGCTCTTCGGACGAGACCGTGGCGACGCCCCGCTCGGCCAGATTGGTGAGCGCCCGCAGGTAGAGCGGCAACCGCGCGACCGTCGCCTCCGGCACGCCGCGCTGCGTTGCTGCGGCTGGTGTCGGCGTGGACGACGGACGGCTGTTTCGGGTCACGACACTCCCCGGTCGGCCGGCGCGGAAGGCGACATCCGGGGGCCGGGTGACGGACCCGAACCGGCAAGACTTACGATGCGCCCCAGCCTAGACGCTTGTGAACGTGTGCACAAAGTTGCTGTTCTGGGCTGGATGTTCTATAAGGCGCCGGTGAGAGCGCGGCGCAGCCGGTCGGCGTCGACCCGCCAGAAGTCGTGCTGAGCGCCGTCGACGAACGTGACGGGGATCTGCTCGCCGTAGCGCCGCTCCAGCTCCGGGTCGTCGACGATGCTCTGTTCGGCCCAGCCGACGCCCAGCTCGGCGCAGACGGTTTCGACGACGACGCGGGCGTCCTCACACAGGTGGCAGCCCGGCCGGCCGAGCAGCAGCACCCGCGGCGATTCGCTCATGGAGAGTCCCCTTCCGCGTGCTTTTGCAATGAGCACCAATACGCACCGGTGCGTATACGTGCTCATTGCAAAGGCCACCGTACGTCCTGCCGCAGGATGCCTTGCCGGGCGTCGGGGTGGACGATGCGCCGTTACTCTTGGCGACCATGCCGGGTTTGCGCTTGCGCAGGGAACGGACCGGGGCCGCGTCGGAACGGGCGAGGGCCGACGTCGCGGCCAGCACCGCCGAGGCGATCGCCGGCATCGAGCTGCCGTCCGACGCCCGGGCGGCCGCCTTCTTCGACCTGGACAACACCGTCCTGCGCGGCGCCTCGCTGTTCTATCTGGCCCGCGGGATGTACCAGCGCGGGCTGCTGCGCACCAGCGACATCCTCCGGTTCGGCCGCCAGCAGCTGCAGTTCGCCCTCGGCGCCGAGGACCCGGACCACATCGTCGAGGCGCGGGCGGCGGCGCTGTCGTTCATCGCCGGCCGGTCGGTCGAGGAGCTGTCGCGCGTCGGCGAGGAGATCTTCGAGCAGCTGATGGCCGACAAGCTCTGGCCCGGCACGCAGGCGATCGCGCAGCTGCACATCGACCAGGGCCAGCGGGTGTGGCTCGTGACGGCGGCGCCGGTCGAGGTGGCGACGATCATCGCCCGGCGGCTCGGCCTGACCGGCGCGCTGGGCACCGTCGCCGAGCACGTCGACGGCTACTACACCGGCCGGCTGGTGGGCGACCTGTTGCACGGCGCGGACAAGGCGGCGGCGGTGACGTCGCTGGCCGTGCGCGAGGGCCTGGACCTGCGCCGCTGCTCGGCCTACAGCGACTCCGCCAACGACATCCCGATGCTCTCGCTGGTCGGCTTCCCGTGCGCGGTCAACCCGGACCGCAAGCTGCGCCGTCACGCCCGCAAACGCGGCTGGCGGATCCGCGACTACCGGGCCCGGCGGCGCAACACCACGCTGGGCATCGCGGCCGGCACGGGTGCCGTCGCCGGCGCCGCGGTCGGGATCGTCGCCGCCCGCAAACGCCGCTAACCCGCCTCGCTCCCGCCAGGTGCCGCCACCAACCGCGGACCGTGCCGAGCCTGCAGCGCGCGGACCGCTCGACGACAGCCGAGGGCGGCGGGGCGGAGGATGCGGAGCCGGCGTCAAGAGCGCACGCGGCATGCTTCACCGCCGCGAAGCGGAGCCGGCGCAGCATCCTCCGCCCCGCCGCCCGGCCGCAACCACTAGCCGAAGGCGGGGCCGCGCAGCTCCAACAGCTCGGTGAGCGTCGCCTGGATGGTGTCGCGCACCTGGTCGGTCAGCTCGAACACCACCATGGGGTCGTCGGCCGCGCCGGGCGGGTAGTCGTCAGTGCGGATGGGCTCGCCGAACTCGATGATCCACTTCGACGGCAGCGGCACCAGCCCGAGCAGCCCGAGCCACGGGAACGTCGGCGTCAGCGGGAAGTACGGCAGCCCGAGCAGCCGGGCCAGCGACTCGGCGTTGCCGATCATCGGGTAGATCTCTTCGGCGCCGACGATCGAGCACGGGATGATCGGCGCCTTCGTGCGCAACGCCGCCGACACGAACCCGCCGCGGCCGAACCGCTGCAGCTTGTAGCGCTGCGAGAACGGCTTGCCGACGCCCTTGAAGCCCTCGGGCCAGACGCCGACCAGCTCGCCGCCGCCGAGCAGCGCCTCGACGTCCTCGTTGCAGGCCAGCGTGGTGCCGCTCTTGCGGGCGAGGTCGGCGACCACCGGCAGCTGGAAGACCAGCGTGGCGCCGAGGGCGCGCAGGTGCCGGGCCTTCGGATGGGTGTCGTGGACGGCCAGCTGGGTCATCAGGGAGTCGACCGGCAGCGTGCCGGAGTGGTTCGCCGCCACCAGCGCCGCACCGGTGTCGGGGATGTTCTCGATGCCGCGCACCTCGACCCGGAACCAGTGCTTGTACAGCGGGCGCAGCGCCGGGAGCAGAACGGACTCGGTCAGCTCGGGGTCGAACCCGAACGGGTCGACCTCGAACTCGCCCGTCAGCCGGCGCCCGGCGAACGCGACCAGCTGGTCCAGCCGATCGCCGTCGACGCCCAGGCGGTCGCGCAGCGCCCGGCCGGCCGCCGACGCGACGCGGTCCAGCAGGCCGGGCAGCGGGCTATCGGCCACGGGGGTCCTCCCCGGTCAGGACCTCGCGGACGGTGTGCTCGACGGCGCGGATGCGGTCGCGGTCGAGCAGCCCGCCGCGGGTGCGCGCGTCGGCGAACGCGTCGAACGTCGCGACCGTGTTGTAGACGGGGTCGAACTTCAGCTGGGTGCGCATGCGGGTGGTGTCGACGCCGCGGCCGTAGGTGAGGAACCGCACCAGCGCGGAGTCCATGTCGACGATGCCGCTGCGCTTCAGGATGCCGCCGACGAACGGCGAGCCCAGCGTCGGCAGCGGCAGCCCAGGCCGGCCGGCTCGCCGCAGCGCCTGGCTGAGCACCATGAACCCGTCGCCGGCCACGTTGAAGATGCCCGGCCGGTGCTCGACCGTCGCCAGCCGCAGCGCCTCGACGCAGTCCTGCTCGTGCACCAGCTGGAAGCGCGGGTCGCGGCCCAGCACGACCGGCACCAGCGGCAGCACGAAGTACTCGGACAGGCCGGTGCGGATCTCCGGGCCCAGCACATTCGCGAACCGCAGGATCGTCACGCCGACGTCGGGGCGGCGCCGTGAGAAGCCGCGCACGTACGCCTCGACCTCGCCGGCGTCCTTCTCGTAGCCACGCCGCGAGTGCGCCCCCGCCACCATGTCCTCGGCGAACAGCGCCGGCGCCTGCGGCCCCGACCCGTACACCGTCGTGGACGACTTCACCACGACCTTGCGCACCGACGTCGAGCGCTGGCACGCCGCCAGCAGCTGCATGGTGCCGATGACGTTGATCTCCTTCTGCGGCGTGCGGCCGCCGGCGTCGGCGCGCGTGGCCAGGATGTTCATGTGCACGACGGTGTCGGGCGCGACGCGGTCGATCGCGCGCCCGATGTCGGACGTGCGGATGTCGGCGCGCACGAACTCCGCGCCCCCGATGCTCTGCGTGGGTTCGAGGAGATCGACGCCGACGACGCGGCTCACCCCGGCCTCGGCCGAGAGGCGCTCAGCCAGCCGGGCGCCCAGATACCGGGCGACCCCCACCACCATGACAACCCTGGACACTCGTGTCCCGCTCTCCCCTAAGCACGGCCGCGCAAGACACCACTCTCGCACGGCCGCCGGAGTGACTTACTTGCCCATGCGGCGACGCTGCACGCGCGTACGGCGCAGGAGCTTGCGGTGCTTCTTCTTCGCCATCCGCTTGCGGCGCTTCTTGATCACAGAGCCCACGGGGCACCCTCACTCGCACGTCGATTGACCGCGCGACAGCCGCGCGACCGGCCAAGCCTACCCGGCTGACCGGGGGCGTCGTCCAATCGGCCTGTACCCCTTAACCGGCTTCCATCCCGCGGACGTACGACTCGCGCAAGTACTCGTGCACCGCGCTCTCCGGGATGCGGAACGACCGGCCCACCTGGACCGCCGGCAACGTGCCCGCGTGGACGAGGCGATACACCGTCATCTTCGACACCCTCATCGCCGTCGCCACCTCGGCGACAGTGAGGAACCGCACCTCTCCGAGTGGTGCCTCGGGCCCGTTGGTCGTCATTGCTTGATGGTAGTGGCGGATGTGACGGATGGGAAAGGGGGATCGAGAAGTGAATCGGATCGTGGGACGGATTGGTCCTGTCTCGTGACCTTTGCGGCGCCCCGCCGCTGCCGGCGTCGTCAGTAGGTGGGGTCGAGGGCGTGCGCCGGGAAGACGGCCGTCCGGGTCGCGTGGATCGCCTGGTCCAGCGGGTCGGCGGGGTCG is from Jiangella alkaliphila and encodes:
- a CDS encoding alpha/beta fold hydrolase, which gives rise to MVPVAHRTVSIDGLEIFYREAGPPDAPVFLLPHGYPSSSFQYRGFMAALGDRWRLVAPDYPAFGYSSQPPRTEFDYTFAGYADVLDAFLAKLGIERFALYLFDYGSQVGLQLAMRRPERVAALVIQNGDAYEHTLGPKYELLRRYWAAPTPELRARLEEAVTEQGLREEVQGEVPPHVVERISPDLWQQAWARMREPENRAIMVDLFAQIQDSVALFPAYQAYLREHRPPTLIVWGPHDGYMPAEAAHAYLADLPDAELHVLPDAGHWLIETHLGDLVRLTRDFLARVHR
- the hemB gene encoding porphobilinogen synthase gives rise to the protein MGYPEIRPRRLRTTPAMRRLVAETSLEPRHLVLPMFVREGATEPRPIPSMPGVVQHTMESLRKASLEAAEAGVGGLMLFAIPSRKDATGSGGVDPKGPLNAAIREVVAEVGDATVVMADLCIDEFTDHGHCGVLAPDGSVDNDATLEVYGRMAVAQAEAGVHVVGPSGMMDGQVGAARSALDAAGYTDVAILAYAVKYASALYGPFRDAVESSLVGDRKTYQQDPANGLEALRETALDIDEGADMVMVKPAMSYLDVLARVRDVVDVPVAAYQISGEYAMIQAAAERGWIDRDRAVLETLTSIRRAGADIVLSYWAVEAAHWLRAAH
- a CDS encoding bifunctional uroporphyrinogen-III C-methyltransferase/uroporphyrinogen-III synthase; translated protein: MTTPRGAQKRADEGGVAFVGAGPGDPGLLTLRAVEVLGGADVVVIDDPAHRMMLAYAPGIVEIVDVSVDDEGVTLTAPARGRRVVQVAKGGRRVVRLLGGDPFTHATGADEALACAKAGIPFEVVAGVATATSVATHAGIPLVTGRRRSVEIFDVGGKIDLRSCTADTVLLTGVTEQLGHLADALVDAGRVPSTPVAVVTSGSTVEQQTVVSTLSGVAADARAAKLEGPYVVIVGDAIEHRDTLSWFETKALFGWRVLVPRTKEQAGALSVALRRSGAVPEEVPTISVEPPRNPQQIDKAVRGMVEGRYEWIAFTSVNALRAVKEKLTAYGLDARALSGLKVAAVGEKTAEALRSWGIEPDLVPSGEQSAVGLLNDWPPYDEVLDPINRVFLPRADIATETLAAGLTEMGWEVDDVTAYRTVRAAPPPAETRDAIKTGKFDAVAFTSSSTVRNLVGIAGKPHASTVVACIGPQTAKTAEEHGLRVDVLAPEPSIEALAEALAQFGLTRRVAMVEAGEPVLKPSQRRRASARRKNAQ
- the hemC gene encoding hydroxymethylbilane synthase — translated: MTTTPLRLGTRRSALALVQAGYVRDRLSALGHEVELVEITTKGDVSMAPLDTIGGTGVFVTALREALLDGRVDLAVHSLKDLPTAPADGLVLAAVPEREDPRDVLCARDGYKLSDLPVGARVGTGSPRREAQIRALGLGIEIVGLRGNVDTRLGKVADGTLDGVVLARAGLARLGRLDSVTEVLDPMQVLPAPGQGALGIECRAADTELVQTLGALDDPATRAAVTAERTLLAVLEAGCTAPVGAYAEAAEGESGLELYIRAVVAARDGSVSIRKSATGPLGGAEQIGRDLAHELLADGAGAVVDAAGPASKEE
- a CDS encoding glutamyl-tRNA reductase; its protein translation is MSVLAIGVSHRSAPVEVLESVALDRAAVAKLLDEVPSSHQIAEAVVVATCNRLELYLDTATFHGGIDEASALLSQHTGAPIELLTPYLYVHYGDRAVSHLFHVVSGLDSMVVGETQILGQVRDAYRLAQTSGATGRVLTELFQTALRVGKRAHAETGIDAAGRSLVTLGLARVLPAVAAEGWSSGRVAGASWRELLPGTSALVVGAGSMASLAAATLQREGVDVVVANRTRENGARVADAVGGRAVPMTALPRVLREVDLVISCTGAAGVVLPYETVEAAVAERGGRPLGIVDLALPRDVDAGVADLPGVVLADLARLSEAADEDVADARTMAGDVSAVRSIVTDEVAAFATARRAAQVAPTVVALRSMADDVVDAELSRMTSRLPDLDERTRAEVARTVRRVVDKLLHQPTVRVKELAAQPDGASYEAALRELFALDRRSIDAVAKPDGTVPT
- a CDS encoding redox-sensing transcriptional repressor Rex yields the protein MTRNSRPSSTPTPAAATQRGVPEATVARLPLYLRALTNLAERGVATVSSEELAASAGVNSAKLRKDLSYLGSYGTRGVGYEVDFLRHQITREIGLTTDWAVVIVGIGNLGHALANYGGFASRGFRIAALVDADPSRLGEEVAGLNVRHADELEQIVQDLGIAIGVVATPARAAQLVCDRLVAAGVTSILNFAPAIVQVPEGVDLRKVDLSTELQILAYHEQRKNGAALALTAEQAAELAEAVNG
- a CDS encoding glutaredoxin family protein; the protein is MSESPRVLLLGRPGCHLCEDARVVVETVCAELGVGWAEQSIVDDPELERRYGEQIPVTFVDGAQHDFWRVDADRLRRALTGAL
- a CDS encoding HAD family hydrolase codes for the protein MPGLRLRRERTGAASERARADVAASTAEAIAGIELPSDARAAAFFDLDNTVLRGASLFYLARGMYQRGLLRTSDILRFGRQQLQFALGAEDPDHIVEARAAALSFIAGRSVEELSRVGEEIFEQLMADKLWPGTQAIAQLHIDQGQRVWLVTAAPVEVATIIARRLGLTGALGTVAEHVDGYYTGRLVGDLLHGADKAAAVTSLAVREGLDLRRCSAYSDSANDIPMLSLVGFPCAVNPDRKLRRHARKRGWRIRDYRARRRNTTLGIAAGTGAVAGAAVGIVAARKRR
- a CDS encoding lysophospholipid acyltransferase family protein, encoding MRDRLGVDGDRLDQLVAFAGRRLTGEFEVDPFGFDPELTESVLLPALRPLYKHWFRVEVRGIENIPDTGAALVAANHSGTLPVDSLMTQLAVHDTHPKARHLRALGATLVFQLPVVADLARKSGTTLACNEDVEALLGGGELVGVWPEGFKGVGKPFSQRYKLQRFGRGGFVSAALRTKAPIIPCSIVGAEEIYPMIGNAESLARLLGLPYFPLTPTFPWLGLLGLVPLPSKWIIEFGEPIRTDDYPPGAADDPMVVFELTDQVRDTIQATLTELLELRGPAFG
- a CDS encoding NAD-dependent epimerase/dehydratase family protein; the protein is MVVGVARYLGARLAERLSAEAGVSRVVGVDLLEPTQSIGGAEFVRADIRTSDIGRAIDRVAPDTVVHMNILATRADAGGRTPQKEINVIGTMQLLAACQRSTSVRKVVVKSSTTVYGSGPQAPALFAEDMVAGAHSRRGYEKDAGEVEAYVRGFSRRRPDVGVTILRFANVLGPEIRTGLSEYFVLPLVPVVLGRDPRFQLVHEQDCVEALRLATVEHRPGIFNVAGDGFMVLSQALRRAGRPGLPLPTLGSPFVGGILKRSGIVDMDSALVRFLTYGRGVDTTRMRTQLKFDPVYNTVATFDAFADARTRGGLLDRDRIRAVEHTVREVLTGEDPRGR
- a CDS encoding 30S ribosomal protein bS22; amino-acid sequence: MGSVIKKRRKRMAKKKHRKLLRRTRVQRRRMGK
- a CDS encoding helix-turn-helix domain-containing protein encodes the protein MTTNGPEAPLGEVRFLTVAEVATAMRVSKMTVYRLVHAGTLPAVQVGRSFRIPESAVHEYLRESYVRGMEAG